The following is a genomic window from Miscanthus floridulus cultivar M001 chromosome 14, ASM1932011v1, whole genome shotgun sequence.
TTGGGTGGTACTGTGGTAATTTTACCTGTTTAGGTTTTAATGTATTGTATACTTTGTAAGCTGATGCCATTGGTCAAGTTCTGTCTTTCTAATAAGGCCTTTTTCTGCATTATTAGATGGAGATCTGATTACCAAAGCTATTTTCTACAATCTTGTGGCAGCCTAATGTTAGCCTGAAGACAGTGACTTCTGCTTATAACCAGTTCTACATCTTAGTTGACCAAAGTAAGACCATTCTTTGTCGTGATTGCTACTTTACGGGTAGAACGGGGTACTTCCATACTCCTGTATAAATTGAAAAACTCATCTGGGAACAATTGATTAAGCAACGATAGTATTTTATACAGTTAAGAACAGCTTAAGTCAAGTGCATACATCATACAGGTTTAATCATTTGTGTGCTCGATCCACAATGATCTAATGAAGAGCCAAGAGCCAAATTCCTTTATCTGTTTCTAGATTTGTGGGCATAACAATGTCTAATCAAGGGTCAAGGCCTTATATCTGTTCCTTTGGGGTTACTGATTTAAATATTCCTGAAATCTTTTGGTTACAGAGTGGTATGATGGTACTCTAAATAATGCATTGTGTTAAATTACGTCTTCTCAATATAAATTTTGACTGGCTTTCACATTACACagtcttccttttctttttcactGGTATCTAGTTGCATATTTCACTGTACTGTATCATTCTTCATGCATTTTGTACATTAGTACTAGTAGTTATGATTGTCCCAGAACATACTGTATCACTTTGTTGCCATTATTATTTCCAACTTTGATGTGTGGTCCAATTATGGCCGTCACATTAATTGTTACTGTCCTGCTTGCAAGAAAACAAACAAAATGGTTGATGGGTGGGAAATTGTCATGTTAGTTGCTCAAAGGGACAGCTAGTGAAGAAAATCTGTCAGCATATTCAAGCTGGTGCCTGGGGATCTCAGCAGCTGGGCACTGACTGTCATGATCCATCATCTCTTAGAAAATCCTCTCACACTTTTTTTTGGGACAGGTCTAACCTCTTTGGGATCCAGAATCACCTTGAGTATTTTGGGCTGGCAATCAGATTTTGGGGCAGAATTGGTAGGATTGAACGAAGGTGTACCCCCTTTTGACTCCCTGATATGGAATCAATTTGTGCATGTTTTCTCTTGTGGTGATTTTCTTACGGCCTTCAGCTAGTGACATTGGTATCACTTTGGATATCCTCCAGATTTTTGGGGACGCCTCCGGGTCGAGAACAAATGTGCAGAAGAGTAATGTCTTCCCCATACAGTGCTCCGCAGAGGACAACACCACTATACAAGAATATCTCCCGTGCCAGTTATCTGATTTTCCCTGCAAATATCTAGGAGTTCCCTTGGCTTTGCGCAAACCAACTAAGCAGCAGCTCCAGCCAATAATTGATCGAATTGCAGACCAGCTCTCTGGTTGGAAAGCAGACCTACTTACTAGGGCAGGAAGGAAAGTATTGGTTCAGTTTGTATTGACATCCAATGCTGGTATATTTGGCTATGGCAATGGATCTTCCCCCTTGGGTTCTCAAGGCCATTGATAAAATCAGGAGAGCTTTTCTTTGGAGAGGAAGAAAGGATGGAAGGGGTGGCCATTGTCTGGTGGCTTGGCCTAAGGTTACCCGGCCACCTGAACTTGGAGGACTTGGGATTTCTAGTTTGCAGCAGCTAGGATGGGCTCTCTGGATGTGATGGTTGTGGCTGCAAAAAACTGAACCTGATCGACCATGGGCGGCCTTCACGATTCAAGTCCACCCCTCAGTAAAGGCTTTCTTTGCGGTGGCCATAATTTCGAAAGTTGGCAATGGCAGGAACGCTCTGTTCTGGACTGACCGATGGTTGCATGGTCAGAGCTTAGCTCAACTTGTGCCTAACCTCTATGGTTCAGTGCCTAACAGAGCAAGGAAGAGAACAGTTTTGAAGCAATGACAGAGTTGAGATGGGTTCGAGATATTAGGGGGGCTACTACAGTGGCAGTTTTGGCAGAATATTTCAGGCTGTGGGATATCCTTTTAGAGGTGGTATTGCAACCTGATGTTGATGACTCTCATGTTTGGCAATTTTCTGCCTCAGGTTCttattcagcaaaatcagcatatGAGGGGTTCTTCAATGGTGCTGTACAGTTTAGGCCATGGGAAAAAATTTGGAAGAGTTGGGCACCGGGAAAATGCAAGTTTTTCATGTGGCTGGTGGCGCATAATAGGTGTTGGACGGTCAGACCGCCTTGCCAAAAGGGGGCTGCCTCACCCTGAACGTTGCCCGCTGTGTGATCAGGCTGAAGAAACAATTAACCACCTGCTAGTATCATGTGTATTCTCCCGCCAAGTGTGGTTCAATATTCTTCAGAGGATCGGCCTGCGGGACCTTTCTCCCCAGCCCGAAGACATCTCCTTTGATGACTGGTGGGCAGGCACGAACAGTGGAATCGATGGTCAGGCAAGAAAGGGTCTGAATTCTCTCATCATTCTAGGAGCATGGTCTATTTAGAACCACCGTAACAGATGTGTGTTTGATGGGATTCAGCCTAGTCTTAATAGGATTTTAGCTGCAGTAAGGACGAACTACACCTCTGGAGTCTGGCCGGAGCTCGAGGAGTTTCCCATCTCCTTGCTCTAGAGCCCGCCAATGGGTGAGTTCTGCTCCTACTAGTGGTCAAGGGTCAGGTCTTTGTCTAGAGAGAGATGGTTTGTGCCTTGTGAAGTGTGTTGGGGTGTGTTTGGTGTTGCAAGGGGTTTCTAAGCCCCTCTTTttccttcttaatataatgatacgcagctctcttgcgtgttcgagaaaaaaaattgttATATCATCAGAAACAATACAAATCGATGGCTATGGCAAGTTTGAGTTCAATGAGGTAATTAAACACAAAAGGTTTACTTGTTGAGTACTGTATGTGATGTGGTATTATGCAACGCTCTGAATTGTCATAATGGACTTGTTGACTTGCTTTACACCTGCACGAAAGCTCTTTCTCTACCTTCCGGCATAAAATAATATTTGCTTTACAGCTTGTATGCTCTATTTGGTACTGATAGTTAATTCGTTTTGTATCTGTACCTTGTCCTGTTGTTAGGTGCCAGCAGCCAGTTTACTGATATTTTCATTGAATGGTTAGGGACCTTTACAGGGGATGAGTTTAATTTCACATGAAAAATGTAGCAACATGGAGAAGTTCCCGCGTTCCAAACAGGGTCTAGATTGTTtgtagtttgtgtttttccttttttttttgtttggattCGTTATTTTTCTATTGTTATGCATCCTTAGCCAAATATCATCTTAAACAAAAGATGGACCAAGAGCTTACAGTTCTGTGTCTTCTTGGTGCAGAGGTATCTTCTGATCAATGAAACTGGTGAAACCAGGTAGAGTATTTGACTCAAAGATAACAAGGTTTACATGCAGATACAAGACAATAATATCATTGTTCTCTGAACGCACATGACCTCCATCGGTAAAATTGAAATCGAACCATGCCACAGAAATATATAGTGCCCTAAGCAAATGCAAGAAGATTAATTATTCATCTGTGGTTGTGCTCAGTGATTAATACTCTTCTTCATCCTCCAGTGACCCAGCCTGTGACGTCTTCTCGTGATCATTCTCAAGCTGGCTGAAGTTTCCCTTCTCTTTGATCAGCTGAATGTGGTGGTGCTTGCAGTAGAGCTTCCCTTCGTGCGCAATGTAGTTAGAAGGGCTGATGGTACATCCTCCATGGCAGCACTTGAAGCAGCTCTTGTGATACATAGTGTTGTTGACAGTAACCTGGATGCTTAATCGGTGCGTTGCAATCAGCATACTGATATCATGCAAATTAACTCCCAAAAGGTATAGTATACATGCCACCTTTTTCTTATCTTTAGGCAAAAATGTCAATAATTGAACTTTCAACTTGGAAATGTAGCAATTGCTGTCTTCAtggatataatatttttatttggGTATGTGATTCTTGAATGAGAACTCAATGACAGGTTGTCAAGCGAAGAAGACTCAAACTACCGACAAATGATTGAGATAGTTGAACATAGAATCTTACCCTCTCAATTGGATAGACCGTCTTGCTGCATCCAACACATTTCTCTCTGGTGCCAGCAAAGGCGCTTGAGACTTTAATAGCATTCTGCCAAATATGCAATCATGATGAGCATCATCTAGCGCCAGTTGTTGATAAATAAAGAACAAAAGATGAATAGTGCCAACTGGATGATATGAAACATTAAAACCATACAACACTGATCTAGTCATCAGCCTCATTAAGATCAAGGTTTTATCAATATTTTTCATGTGATCTGCTAAATATCTGATCTTTTTATTGGACTAGATTAAACTCTGTTGTGATCTAAGCATCACACTAAGGCTTTGAATGGCTATTTATCTCactgtctctttctctcaaaccaTTGGGATTGTTGTGTATTCAAAATCCATGCATCTGACACCATGCTTTATGAGTCGTTTGTGCGTGAATGATTGAATGTATTTTTTTTTCCTGTGCCAGTCTGGACTGAAAGTGAAAATGCAACTTTGTAGGTACTGATAAAAAAACATCGACATGAATCCTTAGTTGTTGCATACCTCATTCCCAACGTTTCTTTCTGGCTTGACAACCTTTGGAGTTCCTGAAGCATTTGCAGGTGAGGACACGCAAGATCCACTGGATCTATGTTGTATTGCAAAAGGGAAGGGGGAAAATGATCATACCTTCGAAGCTCTTGTCCAAACTCCCGGTCCTCTTGAACAGCTGGTCGAAGTGAGGCCTGCAGTAGAGCACTCCCTCGAAGGAGTTGTAGTTGGCAAGCTGCAGCAGAGAACATCCTCAGACAAATCAATGCTGGTAAACTTTCACCGCCTAATCACATCGTCTCACTCGATAAGTCCGCTTTACAGATCGATCAACTGAAGCATCCAAGCAGGTTGTGGCTACCTTGAGGGTGCCCTTGCAGTGGTGGCAGCGGAAGCAGGCCTTGTGGTAGATGCGGTTGTCGGCGGTGAGCTTGTCGACGAGGTACACCGTCTTGTCGCAGGCGGTGCACTTGGTGGTCGTCCCTTGGAAGGAGGTCGCCATGGCCCTCTTCCCCCCTCTGCAACGACACACTCTGCCTACTGTGGCGAGGCTGCTAGAGGTATACTATGGTGTAGCCGCACTCCAAACTCCCCCAGCCAGCCTTGAGTTGCTGCTGATCGATGGTTATATGGGAGCTGGGAACTCTGGTGtggcgtggttggtggtggtgaGCTGCAGCAGGTATTATTGATACCGCTAGGCAGGACACAGCTAGGGGGCAGGGAATGTTGGGGGTGTCAGGCACGGACTGAGGAGAGAGAGAGCATACGAGGTGGTGGGGGGGTCGGTCCTGCATGAATGGGGATGGGGGAGGAGGAAATGTTGTGGTGTGGTGGTTATGGAAATTTGCGGAGTGGCGAAGCAAAATCAGGCTCGACAAAAAAGGGAGGTAGAAAACAGTTTGCGACAAttattagagagagagagagagagagagagagagagagagaagagagctaCTAGAGAGGGAGAGAACGAGAGATGTGTGACGTGTCTCATGTTTTCAGAGCAGGAGAATGCAGTGCAGGTGTGTGAAAGTGAAAACCAGATGGCAGCTTGGTTTGCATCTTTGGATTCTACTCTAGAGGCGAGGTGGAGTAGGGTAGTACTCCGTGTGTGAAAGTGAAAACCAGATGGCTATCTTGACGAGCCTTGCTTTCCTCCTCGAGTGGAACCGGTTCTGGGGATCTCTGCTCTGCTTGATTGATTGGAACATGCTGCCGTACGGCCATACCATGATGCCACAGCATGTGCAGTGAACCAGATATTTATGTGCCTGCAGCAGCCTTGTGTCTTCACAGCCTCTGGTTGCTTCTAGTGCAGTGAAAGTGTGAAACCAAAACTGCATTTCTCTTTTTGCTCTTTTTCTGTCAGTCAAGAGGGGTTGCTTCTACCCAAAGTCGGAGGAGAAAATATGGAACAGTCATTCTTTGATAATCAGTTGTGTAGTCGatggcctgttcgcttgtctcaTGAGTCGTACTATTTCAGCAaataaatagtgtttttctcttataataaatcagcgaacagtacttttaaTCATGGCTTTTCAGCAAAGTGAACAGGGCCAATATATGTTTTTCATAGTTAAAAACTCATGcacaaagaaaaaaaacaaaattcaTGGATTTCTAAGCACGGCCTTAGTGTTTTACTCATTTTATATATATGTACAATATGTATAGAACTAACATCTTCCAATCCTTTGCTTCTTGAGGACCATAAGCTATGGATATCAAGATCAGTGCATGAAAAAAAAGTGTCAGCAATTTGTGAATATTTATCGCATgtaaaaagattttatttctgtCATGACCCGCTAAATACTGTGGGTGCAGGATTTAGTGACATCTCATCTTTTCTAAAGCTACGGAACCCAGCCTTGTAATCTGGCTTCATGAATTTGTCGGTTGTTTCCTTAGAGTGTCGGCAAGCTCAGCACAGGACAAAATCTCACTGCTAATGTTGAGAACAGATGTCCTAGTTAGGTCAAACAGaagattttttatttatttttttacttTTTATTTTCGCTTAGGGACTATGGGATGTTTTATATATTGCATGCATAGCTATCTGCAATGCTCAGCAGATCTAGTTGGGAATTAAGTTGGTTTTTCTATTGAATAAAAGAGAAGCGAGCTGATCTCAGACGACAAGGCCACCCCAGCAGACATGAAAAAAAGGTGAGACTGCATCAGGCCCCTGTCAGGTCAAATCGTTCTGTTACAACCTTCAGCCTTACTCATTGGCCATGATTTGCTCTTGTAAAGACAAGTACTAATCCCGATTAATAAAGATGGATGTTGCATGTCTGGTGGCATGTAGATCTCCATGTGTGTTGGGGGCCCAACTCGCTAATCACTAGTACagagacgggctttactcccggtggggaaccccctctagtcccggttccccacccgggagcaagcatccgggactaaagggggggtcctttagtcccgggtgaggaaccgggactaaaggaggacctttagtcccggtgggtaacaccaaccgggactaaaggtgcctcctgacatgccacgatggccggcacctttagtcccggttggtaatacgaaccgggactaaaggtttttttcttttttcttttcttttcatttttttgttttcttttcaaaataggttttcgaagtcgtattgtacgctgctaattatacatttatacgcgcatatagtatgtttcggttcaagcacaatgaacgtattaaatcacacaattcaagcatagaaatatatatatatatatatatatatatgcatgcatgcatcatatatatatttacatgcatgcatgcatatgtgtattttacattatattatttcatgtgcatatattacaaaagattgcattatagttgttgtgacataacaagtttcttctcatcctctagcttggcttcaatggcagtgttgggtcgaagtagaactcgcccttggaatcgatgacctgctcattaaaaaatccggctatagactcttgaattgctttgatttggtcttgccgtatgaccttttcctccaaccatcgagtctacaggtttgaattaaaggaaaataaattaatatatgtacatatatatatatatatataaagacatagtaacacaatcaataataataattaaatgaatatatagtgtatttttaacgtactttgagtctctctgtaggagttctttgggagaccaccttgataaacttgcaaacatagtaaccacagtagttgttcccctgttcctgcctcagacaccactttacgagaaaaagatttgtcatccaatctggtgatccggtgaaagctatatgtttaattaataaagatgatgcgattcaggggacttactttcaatgggattacattcagtggcgctttgcatttttccatgtgttgcttctcaataaaggttttccaaacactgcccaataaaaaatttgccacgtcatcagatatagttaatcatcatgtttgtgtgtatatatagttgctagagatcccgaaattacctctggataatatctatcatatcttggtagtcttgttgtggttttctcatcgagtcatagattatcaagtgacttttcaccagatcgatgtccatcaatatccagtgattgctgcatgtgtttataggatataacgcataacactcattaattaactagaatcaacatatgagccattaaggctatgatcgacatgattaacactcacttgaagttatagggaaagagtatatccttcttgtggcgttggttcactaagaagttcatgaggttactctctgactcagacttccaattagtcattggagtaattgggtctttgaatactatatggggatcaacaaaaccaatttcattgcagccttcctttctgagctctgtcattgtaaatctgcatatatatagtacttgttaggataatttatatgcatatacacacatatgatgagtttaataatagatcgaaagaattattacttacaggcaatagcagctaatgataactttgtccagagaggtcaggtggcatagttgatgaaattctgcaaagtcaacatacataacatcatcgccacggaaccaatgttcgtctctaattctgacaccaacgcagaagtctccactggtagacgcctgcatgtaccacttgtttagcaggtacatttgcgtccccagatcagataaggcttgagggttgtatagactctggcctagtacaaattttttcttccaaatatcaacctccgccgcactctcaatgtttccatcaccaaacatctggtaaaggtcgagaccagtctcatcaagaaattcaccaaggtgatccaaatcgacatctggaggtatgtttgcctgatgcattaatcctaaattcgaaccatattcattaccaacaactagcggggggattgattggtgcgcttgttgtccgagttgggcaactcctttccctgcccgcttctttttctgtgccgcctcaattgacttggtgagagtgcggtcatagtctgataacgttgatttggacggcttacgagattcccgctgttgttgctggtaagaagtcaccttttttcttaaaatatccggagctacgaagaagtacggtttctctgggtttctccttgcttcttgattcattttaagtttgtcatagaatctagacatgtcttttttatatgcatcagtaccttcttccttctcttcagatattattttgggaatagcccttggtttcacggtggctttctttgcaggcggggactggttcttcgtttgaggggctggcctcttgctaggcttcttggtaggcgggggcgggggaggcgttggagacctccttggaggtgttggcagcggcgttggagacctccttggaggtggcggctgcggcgttggagacctccttggagagggtgtggatgcagcctcgtcttccaacacaatgtcatcatacagagcactatgatgatctggcgattgaacaattggatttaggttgggggaggatctgctacaaaaaaaggaatgacatattattatgagcagattgttaattatttaagccaatacaaattaatgatgtagtgttttcatccgcacgtacctatggtgaggtagttcaggaggaggtggagccgacatccctggaatgatgatgtagcgcttgcgccatagaatgaatgtcttctccgcttctcctagagtcttctcgccatcacctccaggaatgtcaagaggcaaatcactaaaacctttttcagctttatctaccgagatggtggcatatccttcttggattatattcccatgaatccttggtgtcttggttcggtcgataggattaacaagaccgatagccaccttgattgtggaattctccttcggaatgtgtagctcacacgttgtacaaggttcagtgacgtcatccacagggaagcgcagtcctgtgtccccttgatttggtatctccgtggaagcgcagctgcttttcaactgaacagattggctaatgttgattcctggctctgatgcctgcttgcttgca
Proteins encoded in this region:
- the LOC136504840 gene encoding LIM domain-containing protein WLIM1-like, which produces MATSFQGTTTKCTACDKTVYLVDKLTADNRIYHKACFRCHHCKGTLKLANYNSFEGVLYCRPHFDQLFKRTGSLDKSFEGTPKVVKPERNVGNENAIKVSSAFAGTREKCVGCSKTVYPIERVTVNNTMYHKSCFKCCHGGCTISPSNYIAHEGKLYCKHHHIQLIKEKGNFSQLENDHEKTSQAGSLEDEEEY